Proteins encoded within one genomic window of Onychostoma macrolepis isolate SWU-2019 chromosome 11, ASM1243209v1, whole genome shotgun sequence:
- the syt6b gene encoding synaptotagmin-6, with protein sequence MSAIATEDQDMFCEKAVALIVDLCLDDSPLLNLETCQDFLMLLTNENPNISSTDISFSLLLLVFVVCGLALLGVISVATWKLCWVPWRSKVLSSSATALAPTRPERGQHREEGHGDYYPTLRDIMAADKLKDPGNFLEAAVKISHTSPDIPADVQLSMKDHLLRRTRISRQTTEPASSNRHSSFKKHLPRQMHHVTSLDRGSEFLDVEDLPTCTAASLGRIQPELYKQSTMEAEESSKNGSAKTCGKINFSLKYDYEGELLLVTILKALDLPAKDLCGSSDPYVKIYLLPDRKRKFQTRVHRKTLNPTFDETFQFPVQYEELGSRKLHLSVFDFDRFSRHDMIGEVILENLFEVSDLSRETSIWKDIQYATSESVDLGEIMFSLCYLPTAGRLTLTVIKCRNLKAMDITGYSDPYVKVSLICDGRRLKKKKTSIKKNTLNPTYNEAIIFDIPPENMDQVSLHISVMDYDLVGHNEIIGVCRVGIHAEGLGRDHWNEMLAYPRKPIAHWHPLVEPKKSEKEWKTRTASFDSQGSCPSPRLPSSP encoded by the exons ATGAGTGCCATCGCCACCGAGGACCAGGACATGTTCTGTGAGAAGGCAGTGGCCCTCATCGTTGACCTCTGCCTGGATGACAGCCCTCTCCTGAACCTGGAAACCTGTCAGGATTTCCTCATGCTTCTGACCAATGAAAACCCCAACATCTCCAGCACAG ACATTTCCTTCAGTCTCCTGCTGCTTGTATTTGTGGTGTGTGGTTTGGCCCTGCTGGGTGTCATCAGCGTCGCCACCTGGAAGCTGTGCTGGGTGCCCTGGCGCAGCAAAGTGCTTTCCTCTAGCGCCACCGCCCTTGCCCCCACCCGGCCAGAGAGAGGCCAACACAGAGAAGAAGGTCACGGTGACTACTACCCAACCCTCAGAGACATTATGGCAGCAGACAAGCTGAAGGATCCTGGGAACTTTCTGGAGGCGGCAGTGAAGATTAGTCATACGTCGCCAGATATCCCTGCAGACGTGCAGCTGTCCATGAAGGATCATCTGCTGAGACGTACGCGTATCTCACGGCAAACAACCGAACCGGCCTCCTCTAACAG GCACAGTTCCTTCAAAAAACACCTTCCCAGGCAGATGCACCATGTCACCAGTCTGGACCGCGGAAGTGAATTTTTAGACGTGGAGGACCTTCCCACCTGCACCGCTGCTTCTCTTGGCCGCATCCAACCAGAACTTTACAAACAGAGCACGATGGAGGCTGAGGAGTCATCTAAGAACGGCTCTGCCAAAACATGCGGCAAGATCAACTTCTCCCTAAAGTACGATTACGAGGGAGAGCTCCTCCTCGTCACCATCCTCAAGGCATTGGACCTACCCGCGAAGGATTTGTGCGGCAGCTCCGATCCTTACGTCAAGATTTACCTGCTCCCTGACCGCAAGCGTAAATTCCAAACTCGTGTGCACCGCAAGACGCTCAACCCCACGTTTGACGAGACCTTTCAGTTTCCGGTCCAATATGAGGAGCTGGGGTCCAGAAAGCTCCACTTGAGCGTCTTTGACTTTGACCGCTTCTCGCGGCATGACATGATTGGCGAGGTGATACTGGAAAACCTTTTTGAAGTTTCAGACCTGTCCCGGGAGACATCTATCTGGAAGGACATCCAGTATGCCACTAGC GAGAGTGTGGATTTGGGAGAGATAATGTTCTCTCTCTGCTACTTGCCAACTGCAGGGAGACTCACACTTACTGTCATCAAATGTAGGAACCTCAAAGCCATGGATATTACCGGTTATTCAG ATCCGTACGTGAAGGTGTCACTGATTTGTGACGGGAGACGcttgaaaaagaagaaaacttcCATAAAAAAGAACACACTGAATCCAACCTATAATGAGGCGATTATCTTTGACATTCCCCCAGAGAATATGGATCAAGTCAGCCTACATATATCAGTTATGGACTATGATCT AGTGGGACACAATGAGATCATTGGAGTCTGTCGTGTAGGGATCCATGCCGAGGGGCTTGGGAGAGACCACTGGAATGAGATGCTTGCTTACCCTCGAAAACCTATCGCTCACTGGCACCCGCTCGTAGAGCCCAAGAAGTCTGAGAAGGAG TGGAAGACTCGTACCGCAAGCTTTGACAGTCAGGGCTCATGCCCATCTCCTAGACTCCCCTCCAGTCCATAA